A window of bacterium contains these coding sequences:
- a CDS encoding transposase — MINYKIRKIKLKRFYLPGEMYFITCVTENREKIFKEDKNVRILLSVIKYYKEKYEFNIAAYCILPDHFHCLVVPSKKANISMIMKGIKGYSTRLINKTNNANGSLWQHQFLDHIIRADEDYHSHIDYIHENPKKHRIVDETKKYKWSSYHVYYEEEHELNSCLQVDKI; from the coding sequence ATGATAAATTATAAAATTCGGAAAATTAAACTTAAACGTTTTTACCTGCCGGGAGAGATGTATTTCATTACATGTGTGACTGAAAATAGAGAAAAAATATTCAAGGAAGATAAAAACGTACGAATACTTTTGAGTGTCATAAAATATTATAAAGAAAAATATGAATTCAATATTGCAGCTTATTGTATATTGCCCGACCATTTTCATTGTCTTGTTGTCCCTTCTAAAAAGGCAAACATTTCTATGATAATGAAAGGAATTAAGGGATATTCAACAAGACTTATTAATAAAACAAATAATGCAAATGGTAGTTTGTGGCAACATCAATTTCTCGACCATATAATTAGAGCAGATGAAGATTACCATTCACATATTGATTATATACACGAAAATCCTAAAAAACATCGTATTGTGGATGAAACAAAGAAATATAAATGGTCAAGTTACCATGTTTATTACGAAGAAGAGCACGAATTGAATTCGTGTCTACAAGTAGACAAAATATAA
- a CDS encoding tetratricopeptide repeat protein yields MKGSGSEYMRRVWILLGFVLLFVSAGNSQAEENSLKADSIKKTEPAKVNQPNEAEIFCTRGLDYADKGEFDKAIEDLNKAIGINPNDAYTFYSRGNVYHKKGEFSKAIQDFNKAISINPNYANAFYSRGNAYYKKGELDKAIQDLDEVIKINPNDVKALDNKGYMLGKLNRYDEAVKLLDKATEIKPDYANAWYNKACMYSLKGDKANVLKNLSRAIELDAKFREDAKKDKDFEKLWGDKDFKKIVGE; encoded by the coding sequence TTGAAAGGTAGTGGAAGTGAATATATGAGAAGAGTGTGGATTTTATTAGGGTTTGTTTTATTATTTGTTTCTGCAGGTAATAGTCAGGCTGAAGAAAACTCCCTAAAAGCAGACTCCATAAAAAAAACAGAACCAGCAAAGGTTAATCAGCCCAATGAAGCAGAAATTTTTTGTACTCGTGGACTTGATTATGCCGACAAAGGAGAGTTCGACAAGGCGATAGAGGATTTAAACAAAGCCATTGGTATTAATCCTAACGATGCGTACACTTTTTACAGTCGTGGGAATGTTTATCATAAGAAAGGTGAGTTCAGTAAAGCAATACAAGATTTTAACAAGGCCATTAGTATTAATCCTAATTATGCAAATGCTTTTTACAGTCGTGGAAATGCTTATTACAAAAAAGGAGAGCTAGACAAGGCAATACAGGATTTAGACGAAGTTATTAAAATTAACCCTAATGACGTAAAAGCATTGGATAATAAGGGATATATGTTGGGCAAACTAAATCGATATGATGAAGCAGTTAAACTTCTTGATAAAGCGACAGAAATAAAACCCGATTATGCAAACGCATGGTATAATAAAGCTTGTATGTATTCGTTAAAAGGTGATAAAGCGAATGTGCTTAAAAACTTATCCAGAGCAATAGAATTAGATGCAAAGTTTAGAGAAGATGCTAAAAAGGACAAAGATTTTGAAAAATTATGGGGAGATAAAGATTTCAAGAAGATTGTGGGAGAGTAA
- a CDS encoding radical SAM protein: MKYKGMVIRPPSEADSFILQVTYGCSHNKCSFCPTYLDKPFQVREMDGILKDIKEAEKDISYTRRVFLADGNAMVLSNEKLVPILDALNSGFPTLQRIGTYANADDILRKTNKELEDLVQKKLSMIYIGLESGNNKVLERIHKGTTVESMIEAVQKAQKAGFKVSVIGLLGLGGTDLWKEHSIDTGKAITAMQPLYFSLLTVMIVKGTELYTEWKEKKFVLPEPIDMIKEMRLIIENVNVSSGCIFRTNHASNYLPLSGRFPNDKEKFLRDIDSVIKEGGESLKPEWGRGL, from the coding sequence ATGAAATATAAAGGGATGGTTATAAGACCGCCGAGTGAAGCGGATAGTTTTATCTTACAGGTTACCTACGGGTGCTCACATAATAAATGCAGTTTTTGCCCCACTTATTTGGATAAACCTTTTCAGGTTAGGGAAATGGATGGTATACTAAAGGACATAAAAGAAGCAGAAAAGGATATATCTTATACGAGGCGGGTTTTTCTGGCAGATGGAAATGCAATGGTATTAAGTAATGAAAAACTTGTTCCCATTCTGGATGCTTTAAATTCCGGATTTCCTACGCTTCAAAGAATAGGAACTTACGCAAATGCGGATGATATATTGCGAAAAACAAATAAAGAACTTGAGGATTTGGTACAAAAGAAGCTTTCTATGATATATATCGGGCTTGAAAGTGGGAATAATAAGGTTTTAGAAAGAATACACAAAGGAACAACGGTAGAATCAATGATAGAGGCAGTGCAGAAGGCGCAGAAAGCAGGGTTTAAGGTTTCGGTTATAGGGTTGCTGGGATTAGGGGGTACGGATTTATGGAAAGAGCATTCCATAGATACCGGCAAAGCAATAACCGCTATGCAGCCACTTTATTTTTCACTTTTAACGGTAATGATAGTAAAAGGAACCGAGCTTTATACAGAATGGAAAGAAAAGAAGTTTGTTTTGCCTGAACCTATTGATATGATTAAGGAAATGAGACTTATTATAGAGAACGTAAACGTTTCTTCGGGTTGTATTTTTCGTACCAATCATGCGTCAAATTATTTACCGTTGTCAGGAAGGTTTCCGAATGATAAGGAGAAGTTTTTACGAGATATTGATTCGGTGATTAAAGAAGGGGGAGAGTCTTTAAAACCTGAGTGGGGGAGAGGATTATAG
- a CDS encoding class II aldolase/adducin family protein → MKKEILKNLEMIQQKDKEWGKKIHTCLKELEKKGWGNRKFRILYGHFITKPMTVYEYIDACISNPPKQLFFAVQNIYNKFKNPKITLLSVRDIFEGHQNELMIENKSCLGKKGLIETKVALMPGKIKVPEIEYKGVLPESLSKEELYSLFERMAEIKKSAKMLVEAEATTSLTHIVISSFYKCKDRNFMIITATNTSKDKISMFSETPIVTKDKKYYYYGDYLIKPSAESAPHWVIHSTLHKDKNPLCWSIIHIHNDRMTKISEHSNIKLKSVYIPVITKFSYSTEEIGKEIAGMLKEHKTFGVSVKAHGQWFVGKNLIELAEQIGGILKEVKGPR, encoded by the coding sequence ATGAAGAAGGAAATACTTAAAAACTTAGAAATGATTCAACAAAAGGATAAGGAATGGGGGAAGAAAATACATACTTGTTTGAAAGAATTGGAAAAGAAGGGGTGGGGAAACAGAAAATTCAGGATTTTGTACGGGCATTTTATAACCAAACCTATGACGGTATATGAGTACATTGATGCTTGTATATCAAATCCTCCCAAACAGTTGTTTTTTGCCGTTCAGAATATATATAATAAATTCAAGAACCCAAAAATCACTCTTCTTTCCGTCAGGGATATATTTGAAGGGCATCAAAATGAACTTATGATTGAGAATAAGAGTTGTCTTGGAAAAAAGGGGCTCATAGAAACTAAAGTCGCTTTGATGCCGGGGAAAATTAAAGTTCCGGAGATAGAATATAAAGGCGTTTTGCCGGAGTCTTTGAGCAAAGAAGAACTTTATTCCCTGTTTGAAAGAATGGCAGAAATAAAGAAATCCGCAAAGATGTTAGTCGAGGCAGAAGCTACGACTTCGTTGACACATATCGTGATTAGTTCATTCTATAAATGCAAAGACAGAAACTTTATGATAATCACGGCGACAAACACTTCAAAAGACAAGATAAGTATGTTTTCGGAAACGCCCATTGTAACGAAGGATAAGAAGTATTATTATTATGGGGATTATTTGATAAAACCTTCTGCCGAATCAGCTCCGCACTGGGTAATACATTCTACGCTGCATAAAGATAAAAATCCGTTATGTTGGAGTATTATACATATTCATAATGACCGGATGACAAAGATTTCGGAGCACTCGAATATAAAGTTGAAATCCGTGTATATTCCCGTTATAACTAAGTTTTCGTATTCGACAGAGGAAATCGGGAAAGAAATCGCCGGGATGTTGAAGGAACATAAGACTTTTGGTGTTTCGGTTAAAGCGCACGGGCAGTGGTTTGTGGGAAAGAATCTTATTGAGTTGGCTGAACAGATTGGGGGAATATTGAAAGAAGTGAAAGGTCCCAGATAA
- a CDS encoding T9SS type A sorting domain-containing protein: MFFISVVLLLAGSINAAPIESWGYNTYGQLGNGTKANGYTPERIVQIWNAVSVSAGGEHSLALLSDSTLMGWGYNADGQLGNGTTVDSDTPIVVYGIKNAVAISAKGEHSLALLSDGTIKSWGNNEYGQLGDGTTIDRDTPVTVLGINNAVKISAGWEYGTALLSDGRIKAWGYNNSGQLGNGTKIDSDTPIVVYGINNAIEISAGVLHGLALLSDSTIRAWGLNKYGQLGNGTTVDSDTPVIVSGINNAKGVSAGTSHNLAVLSDGAVKAWGYNGCGQLGNGTFIDTDTPVVIPGISNAVIVSAGSMFSLALLSNSTVQAWGRGDLGQIGNGEDNSVKVPVQIGVIAWGISAGDFHSLALEAPPAVEEQITNRQIVSIGSSIFVNKITLLLPVEQKIQYAIYDVCGRVLLTRGESLIKGKLDINVSKIKQGVYFLVVKTAGKRSCFKVIKLIK, encoded by the coding sequence ATGTTTTTTATTTCTGTAGTTTTATTATTAGCCGGGAGTATTAATGCGGCGCCGATTGAATCCTGGGGATATAATACTTACGGGCAACTTGGCAATGGAACAAAAGCTAATGGTTATACACCTGAGCGGATTGTGCAAATATGGAATGCCGTTTCTGTTTCTGCGGGCGGAGAACATAGTTTGGCGTTATTATCTGATAGCACTTTAATGGGATGGGGGTATAACGCGGACGGGCAACTTGGAAATGGAACAACCGTTGATAGCGATACGCCTATTGTCGTATACGGGATAAAAAACGCCGTAGCAATTTCTGCAAAAGGTGAGCACAGTTTAGCTCTTTTGTCGGACGGGACGATAAAATCCTGGGGAAATAATGAGTATGGGCAGCTCGGGGATGGGACGACTATTGACAGGGATACGCCTGTTACGGTTTTAGGAATAAATAATGCTGTAAAGATTTCTGCCGGATGGGAATATGGTACGGCTCTTTTGTCGGATGGAAGAATAAAAGCCTGGGGATATAATAATTCCGGGCAATTAGGCAACGGGACGAAGATTGACAGCGATACGCCTATTGTAGTTTATGGGATAAATAATGCGATAGAGATTTCTGCGGGAGTACTTCACGGGTTAGCGTTATTATCGGACAGCACGATAAGAGCATGGGGACTTAATAAATACGGGCAACTTGGAAATGGGACAACCGTTGATAGCGATACGCCTGTCATAGTTTCGGGAATAAATAATGCGAAGGGAGTTTCGGCGGGAACTTCTCATAACCTTGCCGTATTATCGGATGGGGCAGTAAAAGCGTGGGGATATAATGGTTGCGGACAACTTGGAAACGGGACATTTATTGATACGGATACGCCTGTTGTAATCCCGGGAATAAGTAATGCAGTAATAGTATCTGCGGGTTCAATGTTCAGTCTTGCGTTGTTATCAAACTCAACTGTTCAAGCTTGGGGTCGAGGAGATTTGGGGCAAATAGGTAATGGGGAAGATAACAGTGTAAAGGTTCCCGTTCAGATAGGAGTAATTGCATGGGGAATTTCTGCGGGAGATTTTCATAGTTTAGCTTTGGAAGCACCTCCGGCAGTAGAAGAACAAATAACAAACAGACAAATCGTGTCTATTGGGAGTTCAATATTTGTTAATAAAATAACTCTTTTATTGCCTGTTGAACAGAAGATACAATATGCGATTTATGACGTTTGCGGGAGAGTTCTTTTAACGAGGGGAGAGAGTTTAATAAAAGGGAAATTAGATATAAATGTTTCCAAGATAAAACAGGGAGTTTATTTTCTTGTTGTAAAAACGGCAGGGAAAAGAAGTTGTTTTAAGGTAATAAAGCTGATAAAATAA
- a CDS encoding DUF502 domain-containing protein — protein sequence MNIKKNIFAGLMALFPIGLTAFVIWFVVNNFGGIFKIIFQKIPIFSTLPPFVHSLLGFITLVILVYIIGVITRNFIGKKLLQTAEKVIRKIPIIQSIYNAGRKLTDGVFVDKSAFKSVVFVEFPRKGMYAIGFKTSKEDFQIGDSPDNVSVYVPIPNGFYLAANKSDLIETSLSVDTALQIIISGGIISPTGQTAKETPPETP from the coding sequence ATGAATATTAAAAAGAACATTTTCGCAGGATTAATGGCTTTATTCCCCATAGGCCTTACTGCTTTTGTTATATGGTTTGTAGTTAATAACTTTGGTGGAATATTTAAGATAATATTTCAGAAAATTCCGATATTCTCGACCTTGCCACCTTTTGTCCATTCATTGCTTGGATTTATAACTTTAGTAATTCTCGTTTATATCATAGGCGTTATAACACGGAACTTTATAGGGAAAAAACTTCTCCAAACTGCAGAAAAAGTTATTAGAAAAATTCCCATTATTCAGTCAATTTACAACGCAGGACGTAAGTTAACTGATGGGGTATTTGTAGATAAATCTGCTTTTAAAAGCGTAGTTTTTGTTGAATTTCCACGTAAAGGTATGTACGCTATTGGCTTTAAGACAAGTAAAGAGGACTTCCAAATTGGCGATAGCCCTGACAACGTCAGCGTTTATGTCCCTATCCCGAATGGGTTCTACCTCGCAGCCAATAAATCCGACCTGATTGAGACTTCATTGTCCGTAGACACAGCCTTACAAATAATCATTTCAGGAGGAATAATATCCCCTACAGGCCAAACCGCTAAAGAAACCCCTCCCGAAACCCCTTAA
- a CDS encoding glycosyl hydrolase yields the protein MLKFFSVIVCIIISGNFLYAKPVKSKDADSPWGVIDVWPYGASPYNRPDQWRPDRLRDLYARGLDSAKSYGFTWNRPNCAPYNVLPGTTHFRTDMMDSLVVFMQERNLNLLICTGPPNWAPWRDDTLKCKKYWQNTIERYDGDGNNDLPGLTKPIKSWEICNEPEYGGYGSIDDFARYARISYQAIKSADLSAQVIGPVMGATGGDAGWRVNAIYTISGEDSALLRMVLERCGNYFDVISLHIYTYGDFSYLDTKIKPVLDKYVPGKPLWITEIGCNRTHPVISLPDSTIIDAYSDTITEAQQAEYLLKICEAKEQRVWLNKIFIFTLQDFGAYKYADSLRTSTDYWGMMKEDFSHRPALDSVRNFIATHPDTGKKRR from the coding sequence ATGTTGAAATTTTTTAGTGTTATTGTGTGCATAATAATATCGGGTAATTTTTTATATGCTAAGCCTGTTAAATCAAAGGATGCGGATTCTCCGTGGGGAGTTATAGATGTATGGCCATATGGGGCTTCGCCGTATAATCGGCCTGACCAGTGGCGTCCCGACAGATTGCGTGATTTATATGCCCGTGGGCTTGATTCAGCAAAGAGTTATGGTTTTACGTGGAACAGACCTAATTGTGCGCCGTATAATGTTTTACCTGGGACTACACATTTTAGGACGGATATGATGGATTCGCTTGTAGTTTTTATGCAGGAGCGGAATCTAAATTTATTGATATGTACCGGTCCACCGAACTGGGCTCCGTGGCGTGACGACACGTTAAAATGTAAAAAATATTGGCAGAACACCATTGAAAGGTATGATGGTGATGGGAACAATGATCTGCCGGGGCTTACCAAACCGATTAAAAGTTGGGAAATCTGTAACGAACCTGAATATGGGGGATACGGGAGTATTGATGATTTTGCCAGGTATGCCAGAATATCGTACCAGGCAATAAAATCTGCAGACCTGTCTGCCCAGGTTATTGGTCCGGTTATGGGAGCAACCGGAGGAGACGCGGGATGGAGGGTTAATGCAATTTATACAATATCGGGAGAGGATTCCGCATTGTTAAGAATGGTTCTTGAGAGGTGTGGAAATTATTTTGATGTAATAAGTTTACACATTTATACTTATGGGGATTTTTCCTATCTTGATACAAAAATAAAGCCTGTACTTGATAAATATGTGCCGGGGAAACCTTTATGGATAACAGAAATAGGATGCAACCGGACACATCCTGTAATAAGCTTGCCGGATTCAACAATTATTGATGCATATTCAGATACTATAACCGAGGCACAACAGGCAGAGTATTTGCTTAAAATATGCGAAGCAAAAGAACAAAGAGTATGGCTTAATAAAATATTTATTTTTACGTTACAGGATTTTGGGGCATATAAGTATGCAGATTCTTTACGTACTTCAACTGATTATTGGGGAATGATGAAAGAAGATTTTTCGCATAGACCTGCTCTTGATAGTGTGCGGAATTTTATTGCAACGCATCCTGATACCGGGAAAAAGAGAAGATAG
- a CDS encoding patatin-like phospholipase family protein, which produces MNYKTYFHVGWIILLGMPLRADVKGGGSISGYQKISGENIRGSGNQIKEKKQITDARLKHCPTNGNIKEEFPCYFRLKFDKKSSDSSNCIWEQQIPTENPVWAEESTKTSAKWQDIPDLHKNIKVGLVLGGGLIRGMAHIGVLKVLEENNIPINGITGTSIGAIIGGLYSCGYSPDSIEKVTRTINWDDLFSDQLPRESFPLWERLKEEPKEPRVNLDIRWSRPDKWFNQISGFRTAQKLTDKFVGLSLDADYKAGFDFDNLDIPFGALLMNVKGGNIELMRKGTVSTAARASGSYPMVFEPMKIGDKLYIDGGVLDDLPVDAFIPFDSIRAPQNTIKNGDKLFDYIIAVYPYKIGKKEINREVSGFSMVDIAFKVFYISRDYYLQSSWNNADAKIDLDVEGGFDFSSEKINKMVEAGYSTAGKQIRQIKEDICIKEGLSKNDIYCISSIELNGVEGKKKKHLKAIRLKEGSYIEKNDICDAMARLYKLGDFGKITAKMEYDSVENTVNDSIRYCKVAFYFEGKRSCLPDVNRVAVKLLPEFPHNSVIEEILTDKICSKRKAINFYEIKDLVEKSSVNNGTIGLRVDSVNFVRSTEKDTVFVYIGKGVHLKGIIISCRNPEAKDALKKEFDSLKVINPSNVLGVISSAYKTLALKTIAVEGVRGDSLFVTAERRSTSTVRIPVLTFWYDEGATFFAEIVTKRSKFFGYGEWSPYLNWTSNYPLKQAEELLMGKQFNFGVQACRSFLPQANLYWGEIFDSSYENSFHTLGAQIEMPIHSRKHFILTPGIEEAGKYEDGVFDWKTKGTVEFEWDNLDRIIFPEYGCKGSVDFKGYGDLKKWKDFLSDGKSFLHARANMIGVCPWRPLKKFTFLGQIIGTEYSEHTPDYERYNFGGLNIAGSHQLKLFDSEYFPGYSRNELTERIMFMTGGLARFTFLNISLLGVEAKVHFETSYYVLEGWKGFSLNEHTFSKKSSVVGLHLDTSFFNAGAGLLFKNNKLSEPFVSVTFYGF; this is translated from the coding sequence ATGAATTATAAAACATATTTTCATGTAGGATGGATTATATTATTAGGAATGCCGTTGAGGGCAGACGTAAAGGGTGGAGGGAGTATATCAGGTTATCAGAAGATCAGTGGGGAGAATATCAGGGGATCAGGAAATCAGATAAAAGAAAAAAAACAAATAACAGACGCAAGGCTTAAGCATTGTCCTACGAACGGCAACATAAAAGAAGAGTTTCCTTGTTATTTCAGGTTGAAATTTGATAAGAAATCATCGGATTCTTCTAATTGTATATGGGAACAACAAATTCCTACCGAAAATCCCGTATGGGCGGAAGAATCTACAAAGACAAGTGCCAAATGGCAAGACATTCCCGACTTACATAAAAACATCAAAGTAGGGTTGGTTTTGGGTGGGGGATTGATTAGAGGAATGGCGCATATCGGGGTGTTGAAGGTGCTGGAAGAGAATAACATCCCCATAAACGGAATTACCGGCACAAGCATAGGAGCGATTATCGGAGGGCTTTATTCCTGTGGGTATTCACCTGATTCCATTGAAAAGGTTACAAGAACCATAAACTGGGACGATTTATTTTCAGACCAGCTTCCAAGAGAAAGTTTTCCGTTGTGGGAAAGGTTAAAAGAGGAACCTAAAGAACCAAGAGTAAATTTAGACATAAGGTGGTCGCGTCCCGATAAATGGTTTAACCAGATATCAGGGTTCAGAACGGCTCAAAAATTAACGGACAAATTTGTAGGGTTATCTCTGGATGCCGATTATAAAGCGGGGTTTGATTTTGATAATCTTGATATTCCTTTTGGGGCATTGTTAATGAATGTAAAAGGCGGCAACATAGAGTTAATGCGGAAGGGAACGGTTTCCACGGCGGCACGTGCCAGTGGCTCATACCCGATGGTATTTGAACCGATGAAAATCGGGGATAAGCTTTATATAGACGGCGGAGTTTTGGATGACCTTCCTGTGGATGCGTTTATACCTTTTGATTCTATCAGAGCACCCCAAAACACCATAAAAAATGGGGACAAACTTTTTGATTACATTATAGCAGTGTATCCTTATAAAATAGGGAAAAAAGAAATAAACAGGGAAGTTTCAGGTTTTTCTATGGTAGACATAGCGTTTAAGGTTTTTTATATTTCACGGGATTACTATTTACAGAGCAGCTGGAATAACGCCGATGCCAAAATTGATTTAGACGTGGAAGGAGGTTTTGACTTTTCTTCGGAAAAAATAAATAAAATGGTAGAGGCAGGATATAGCACGGCAGGAAAACAAATTAGACAAATAAAAGAGGATATATGCATAAAAGAAGGGTTGTCCAAGAACGACATTTATTGTATTTCGTCTATTGAATTAAATGGGGTAGAGGGAAAGAAAAAGAAGCATCTCAAAGCGATTAGATTAAAAGAAGGAAGTTATATAGAGAAGAACGATATTTGTGACGCGATGGCAAGGCTATATAAGCTTGGAGATTTTGGGAAAATTACCGCAAAAATGGAATACGATTCGGTTGAAAATACAGTCAATGATTCGATTCGGTATTGTAAAGTAGCTTTTTATTTTGAAGGGAAGAGAAGTTGTTTGCCCGACGTGAATAGAGTTGCCGTTAAGTTATTGCCTGAATTTCCTCACAATTCGGTAATAGAGGAGATACTTACGGATAAAATTTGCAGCAAAAGGAAAGCCATTAATTTTTATGAAATAAAGGATTTAGTGGAGAAAAGTTCCGTAAATAATGGGACTATTGGTTTGAGGGTTGACAGCGTTAATTTCGTACGCTCGACGGAAAAGGATACGGTATTTGTTTATATAGGGAAAGGGGTTCATCTTAAAGGGATAATAATATCCTGCAGGAATCCCGAAGCAAAGGATGCTTTGAAAAAGGAGTTTGACTCGCTGAAAGTGATAAACCCGTCAAATGTTTTAGGTGTGATTTCATCTGCTTATAAAACTCTTGCTCTCAAGACAATTGCGGTTGAAGGAGTCAGGGGAGATTCTTTATTTGTAACGGCAGAGAGAAGGAGTACTTCTACGGTGCGGATTCCCGTTCTTACTTTTTGGTATGATGAAGGAGCTACTTTTTTTGCGGAAATAGTAACTAAAAGGAGCAAGTTTTTTGGGTATGGAGAATGGTCTCCGTATCTGAATTGGACTTCTAATTATCCCTTGAAACAGGCGGAAGAACTTCTTATGGGGAAACAGTTTAATTTTGGTGTCCAGGCGTGTCGGTCATTCCTTCCTCAGGCGAACTTATACTGGGGTGAGATATTTGATTCTTCGTATGAAAACAGTTTTCATACGTTAGGGGCGCAAATAGAAATGCCTATTCATTCCAGAAAACATTTTATTCTTACTCCCGGTATAGAAGAAGCCGGGAAGTATGAGGATGGGGTTTTTGACTGGAAAACAAAAGGGACTGTTGAATTTGAGTGGGATAACCTTGACAGGATTATTTTCCCTGAATACGGGTGTAAGGGTAGTGTTGATTTTAAGGGTTACGGGGATTTAAAGAAGTGGAAAGATTTTTTATCAGATGGTAAATCTTTTTTGCATGCAAGGGCGAATATGATTGGAGTTTGTCCGTGGCGGCCTTTGAAAAAATTTACTTTTTTGGGGCAGATTATAGGAACGGAATATTCCGAACACACGCCTGATTATGAACGGTATAATTTTGGGGGACTAAACATTGCGGGGAGTCATCAGTTGAAGTTGTTTGATTCCGAATATTTTCCGGGATACAGCAGAAATGAGCTTACGGAAAGAATAATGTTTATGACAGGCGGTTTAGCGCGGTTTACTTTTTTGAATATATCCTTGTTGGGAGTTGAGGCAAAAGTTCATTTTGAAACGTCTTATTATGTGTTGGAGGGGTGGAAAGGTTTTTCGCTTAATGAACATACATTCTCGAAAAAAAGCTCGGTTGTAGGTTTACATCTGGATACAAGTTTCTTTAATGCCGGGGCAGGGCTTCTTTTTAAGAACAATAAATTGTCGGAGCCGTTTGTATCGGTGACGTTTTACGGGTTTTGA